In Vigna unguiculata cultivar IT97K-499-35 chromosome 3, ASM411807v1, whole genome shotgun sequence, a single genomic region encodes these proteins:
- the LOC114179915 gene encoding fatty acid amide hydrolase-like isoform X2: MGLFKSRGVVYKPVKDVNLGSDSTEIYLQANVKAPRMTGILVKVFTWFLESRIFGTLLLYILKGNNLIHTLITNAELEESPLYVPSHHFEDHKEQEVKSLDSGLTPQEQVQLAIECLPTSSEKAQNETDISFSRWTIMDYYKAYSSEAITPRVVAERFIAAVDESSKPPLSMGFFINYNPEDILRQADESTLRYQKGEPISVLDGIPVAVKDEIDCLPYPTTGGTKWLHKERPCTDDACCVKRLRLCGAILVGKTNMHELGVGTSGINPHYGATRNPYDANKIAGGSSSGSAAVVSAGLCPVALGVDGGGSVRMPAALCGVVGLKPTFDRVPHSGVLPLNWTVGMVGILAGTVEDALITYAAISGEIPSEQSSSTLTKINLPLLSFSKSIRDIKLAKYDKWFDDCSDEVRLCCTQALSELQDYYGWKTIDVTLPDIEAMRLAHYLTIGSECSTWFDSFREKHVAELGWDARVALSIYGAFSSKEYIKAQKLRNRQAKFHKRIFAEADVIVSPTTGVTAYSIQDDALKTGELDYVNGAALVRYSISGNFLGVPAVTVALSSQVGYDKLGLPIGLQFIGRPWTEATLIHLAFAMQTICLSKYRKPKIFYDQLRKY; encoded by the exons ATGGGTCTGTTCAAAAGTAGGGGCGTGGTTTATAAGCCTGTTAAAGATGTCAACTTGGGTTCTGATAGCACTGAAATCTATCTCCAAGCCAATGTCAAAG CTCCTCGTATGACTGGGATCTTGGTCAAGGTTTTCACTTGGTTCTTGGAGTCTCGAATATTTGGAACCTTGTTGCTATATATATTGAAGGGTAACAATCTTATTCACACG ctTATTACAAATGCAGAGTTAGAAGAGTCGCCCCTCTATGTTCCCTCACACCATTTTGAAG ACCACAAAGAACAAGAAGTCAAAAGCTTGGATTCTGGTTTGACGCCACAAGAGCAGGTTCAACTTGCGATAGAGTGCTTACCAACGTCTTCAGAAAAAGCACAAAATGAAACAGACATTTCTTTCTCTCGTTGGACCATAATGGACTATTACAAAGCCTACAGTTCGGAAGCTATAACGCCACGAGTG GTTGCAGAACGATTTATAGCTGCTGTTGATGAATCTTCAAAGCCTCCACTCTCGATGGGATTCTTCATTAACTACAATCCGGAGGATATTCTAAGACAAGCAGATGAATCAACTCTCAGGTATCAGAAAG GGGAACCTATCTCTGTCCTAGACGGAATTCCTGTTGCAGTCAAGGATGAAATAGATTGTTTGCCATATCCAACTACAG GAGGTACAAAGTGGTTGCACAAAGAAAGGCCTTGTACAGATGATGCTTGCTGTGTTAAGCGTCTGAGATTATGTGGTGCCATACTTGTTGGGAAGACTAATATGCATGAACTTGGGGTTGGAACAAGTGGTATCAATCCACATTATGG GGCAACTAGAAACCCATATGATGCCAACAAGATTGCAGGAGGTTCTTCTAGTGGATCTGCTGCTGTGGTATCTGCAGGGTTGTGCCCTGTTGCTCTTGGTGTTGATGGGGGAG GTTCTGTGAGGATGCCTGCAGCACTTTGTGGTGTTGTTGGTCTAAAACCAACTTTTGATCGCGTCCCTCATTCCGG AGTTCTTCCACTAAACTGGACAGTTGGGATGGTTGGAATACTAGCAGGCACTGTTGAGGATGCATTGATCAC TTATGCAGCTATTAGTGGAGAAATTCCATCAGAACAGTCCTCTAGTACACTT ACCAAGATAAATCTACCACTACTGTCATTCTCAAAGTCCATACGTGACATCAAATTGGCAAAGTATGATAAG TGGTTTGACGATTGCAGTGACGAAGTAAGATTATGCTGCACCCAGGCATTGAGCGAACTTCAGGATTACTATGGTTGGAAG ACAATAGATGTGACTTTACCAGACATAGAAGCAATGCGACTGGCACATTACTTAACCATTGGATCAGAGTGTTCCACTTGGTTTGATTCTTTTAGAGAGAA ACATGTTGCAGAATTAGGATGGGACGCAAGGGTAGCACTTTCTATCTATGGTGCTTTCAGTAGCAAGGAGTACATTAAAGCTCAAAAATTGAG GAATCGCCAGGCAAAGTTTCACAAGAGAATATTTGCTGAGGCAGATGTCATTGTGTCACCAACAACAGG TGTGACTGCATACTCGATTCAAGATGATGCACTGAAGACTGGTGAACTTGACTACGTAAATGGAG CTGCACTTGTTAGGTATTCTATATCAGGAAACTTCCTTGGAGTTCCTGCTGTGACAGTTGCG CTTTCATCACAGGTTGGGTACGACAAGCTAGGCTTGCCTATTGGCCTTCAGTTTATAGGACGGCCTTGGACAGAAGCAACACTGATCCACTTGGCATTTGCAATGCAG ACCATTTGCCTGTCAAAATACAGAAAGCCGAAGATTTTTTATGATCAGCtgagaaaatattaa
- the LOC114179915 gene encoding fatty acid amide hydrolase-like isoform X4, with amino-acid sequence MGLFKSRGVVYKPVKDVNLGSDSTEIYLQANVKAPRMTGILVKVFTWFLESRIFGTLLLYILKGNNLIHTLITNAELEESPLYVPSHHFEDHKEQEVKSLDSGLTPQEQVQLAIECLPTSSEKAQNETDISFSRWTIMDYYKAYSSEAITPRVVAERFIAAVDESSKPPLSMGFFINYNPEDILRQADESTLRYQKGEPISVLDGIPVAVKDEIDCLPYPTTGGTKWLHKERPCTDDACCVKRLRLCGAILVGKTNMHELGVGTSGINPHYGATRNPYDANKIAGGSSSGSAAVVSAGLCPVALGVDGGGSVRMPAALCGVVGLKPTFDRVPHSGVLPLNWTVGMVGILAGTVEDALITYAAISGEIPSEQSSSTLTKINLPLLSFSKSIRDIKLAKYDKWFDDCSDEVRLCCTQALSELQDYYGWKTIDVTLPDIEAMRLAHYLTIGSECSTWFDSFREKHVAELGWDARVALSIYGAFSSKEYIKAQKLRNRQAKFHKRIFAEADVIVSPTTGVTAYSIQDDALKTGELDYVNGAALVRYSISGNFLGVPAVTVAVGYDKLGLPIGLQFIGRPWTEATLIHLAFAMQTICLSKYRKPKIFYDQLRKY; translated from the exons ATGGGTCTGTTCAAAAGTAGGGGCGTGGTTTATAAGCCTGTTAAAGATGTCAACTTGGGTTCTGATAGCACTGAAATCTATCTCCAAGCCAATGTCAAAG CTCCTCGTATGACTGGGATCTTGGTCAAGGTTTTCACTTGGTTCTTGGAGTCTCGAATATTTGGAACCTTGTTGCTATATATATTGAAGGGTAACAATCTTATTCACACG ctTATTACAAATGCAGAGTTAGAAGAGTCGCCCCTCTATGTTCCCTCACACCATTTTGAAG ACCACAAAGAACAAGAAGTCAAAAGCTTGGATTCTGGTTTGACGCCACAAGAGCAGGTTCAACTTGCGATAGAGTGCTTACCAACGTCTTCAGAAAAAGCACAAAATGAAACAGACATTTCTTTCTCTCGTTGGACCATAATGGACTATTACAAAGCCTACAGTTCGGAAGCTATAACGCCACGAGTG GTTGCAGAACGATTTATAGCTGCTGTTGATGAATCTTCAAAGCCTCCACTCTCGATGGGATTCTTCATTAACTACAATCCGGAGGATATTCTAAGACAAGCAGATGAATCAACTCTCAGGTATCAGAAAG GGGAACCTATCTCTGTCCTAGACGGAATTCCTGTTGCAGTCAAGGATGAAATAGATTGTTTGCCATATCCAACTACAG GAGGTACAAAGTGGTTGCACAAAGAAAGGCCTTGTACAGATGATGCTTGCTGTGTTAAGCGTCTGAGATTATGTGGTGCCATACTTGTTGGGAAGACTAATATGCATGAACTTGGGGTTGGAACAAGTGGTATCAATCCACATTATGG GGCAACTAGAAACCCATATGATGCCAACAAGATTGCAGGAGGTTCTTCTAGTGGATCTGCTGCTGTGGTATCTGCAGGGTTGTGCCCTGTTGCTCTTGGTGTTGATGGGGGAG GTTCTGTGAGGATGCCTGCAGCACTTTGTGGTGTTGTTGGTCTAAAACCAACTTTTGATCGCGTCCCTCATTCCGG AGTTCTTCCACTAAACTGGACAGTTGGGATGGTTGGAATACTAGCAGGCACTGTTGAGGATGCATTGATCAC TTATGCAGCTATTAGTGGAGAAATTCCATCAGAACAGTCCTCTAGTACACTT ACCAAGATAAATCTACCACTACTGTCATTCTCAAAGTCCATACGTGACATCAAATTGGCAAAGTATGATAAG TGGTTTGACGATTGCAGTGACGAAGTAAGATTATGCTGCACCCAGGCATTGAGCGAACTTCAGGATTACTATGGTTGGAAG ACAATAGATGTGACTTTACCAGACATAGAAGCAATGCGACTGGCACATTACTTAACCATTGGATCAGAGTGTTCCACTTGGTTTGATTCTTTTAGAGAGAA ACATGTTGCAGAATTAGGATGGGACGCAAGGGTAGCACTTTCTATCTATGGTGCTTTCAGTAGCAAGGAGTACATTAAAGCTCAAAAATTGAG GAATCGCCAGGCAAAGTTTCACAAGAGAATATTTGCTGAGGCAGATGTCATTGTGTCACCAACAACAGG TGTGACTGCATACTCGATTCAAGATGATGCACTGAAGACTGGTGAACTTGACTACGTAAATGGAG CTGCACTTGTTAGGTATTCTATATCAGGAAACTTCCTTGGAGTTCCTGCTGTGACAGTTGCG GTTGGGTACGACAAGCTAGGCTTGCCTATTGGCCTTCAGTTTATAGGACGGCCTTGGACAGAAGCAACACTGATCCACTTGGCATTTGCAATGCAG ACCATTTGCCTGTCAAAATACAGAAAGCCGAAGATTTTTTATGATCAGCtgagaaaatattaa
- the LOC114178470 gene encoding filament-like plant protein 3, translating to MDRRSWLWRRKSSEKSPGETESSGSISSLSERFSDDQVYTTQAALSPEVTSKSASNDDISTPKMSKEEVTDVKILTDKLAAALLNISAKEDLVKQHAKVAEEAVSGWEKAENEVSSLKQQLDATRQKNSILEDRVGHLDGALKECLRQLRQAREVQEQKIVEAVVNSCREWEFKKSELEGKVADLEAQLQSAKADSAASIRFDLQQRLEAVQKENSSLKHELQSRLEELELRIVERNLSSQAAETASKQHLESVKKVAKLETECRRLKAMTRKTFSVNDHRSVTASSVCVESFTDSMSDSGERLLAVQTDLRKLGGWEMNEYEPSRFDSCSSSLVMEIDQLKKEKTNGKNHMVPSTEINLMDDFLEMERLAAFPENVREGVASDQSNVDQATMEAEVEALIQKNVELEKKLVKMECEMEAMIQKNSELEKKLEKMEAGKVEVEMVLTKYHTQLETSESQIREAELKVAEFQTQLALAKRSNQEACEELKETKAKKEIVESTLKLTQTEVEKLISKICSLEAEIQKERALSAENSIKRGKLEEELLKMKQEAHVQQDTEIKQREVVNHNLKLKQEKELALAAGRFAECQKTIASLGQQLKSLATLEDFLLDSDNPVESTFEVTKSPQNGDQLKLPRNDLSIPKRDSESPISLNSSVTNEKIRNGFSKFIPKSKSVSKRGSH from the exons ATGGACCGGAGGAGTTGGCTTTGGCGCAGGAAGTCATCGGAGAAAAGTCCCGGTGAAACGGAGAGTTCTGGTTCAATCTCATCTCTTTCAGAAAGGTTCTCTGATGATCAG GTATATACAACACAAGCTGCTTTATCACCTGAAGTCACGTCTAAGTCTGCATCAAATGACGACATTAGTACCCCAAAAATGAGTAAAGAAGAGGTTACGGATGTAAAGATTCTTACAGACAAATTAGCTGCTGCTCTGCTGAATATTAGTGCCAAAGAAGACTTGGTAAAACAGCATGCCAAAGTTGCAGAAGAAGCTGTATCAG GCTGGGAGAAGGCTGAAAATGAAGTGTCATCTTTAAAACAACAGCTTGATGCTACGAGGCAGAAGAACTCAATTCTGGAAGACAGAGTTGGTCATCTTGATGGTGCACTCAAAGAGTGTCTGAGGCAGCTTCGACAAGCTAGAGAAGTGCAAGAGCAAAAGATTGTTGAAGCTGTCGTGAATAGTTGTCGTGAGTGGGAATTCAAGAAATCTGAACTTGAGGGAAAAGTTGCTGATCTTGAAGCTCAACTTCAATCAGCTAAAGCAGATTCTGCTGCATCAATTCGTTTTGATCTTCAGCAGAGGCTAGAGGCTGTGCAGAAAGAGAATTCAAGTCTTAAACATGAGCTGCAATCTCGACTGGAGGAACTAGAACTGAGGATAGTTGAGAGGAATTTGAGTTCTCAAGCAGCTGAGACGGCTAGCAAGCAACATTTGGAGAGTGTGAAGAAGGTTGCGAAGCTTGAGACTGAGTGCCGTAGACTGAAAGCAATGACTCGTAAAACATTTTCTGTCAATGATCACAGGTCCGTGACTGCATCTTCAGTTTGTGTTGAGTCTTTCACAGATAGCATGTCGGATAGTGGAGAGAGGTTACTAGCAGTTCAAACTGATTTGCGAAAGTTAGGTGGATGGGAGATGAATGAATATGAGCCAAGTCGTTTTGATTCGTGCTCGTCTTCTTTAGTTATGGAAATTGATCAACTTAAGAAGGAAAAGACTAATGGAAAAAATCACATGGTCCCTTCAACTGAGATCAATCTCATGGATGATTTCCTTGAGATGGAAAGGCTTGCTGCATTTCCAGAGAATGTTAGGGAAGGAGTTGCATCAGATCAATCTAATGTTGATCAGGCTACTATGGAAGCTGAAGTGGAAGCTTTGATTCAAAAGAATGTTGAATTGGAGAAGAAGCTGGTGAAAATGGAATGTGAAATGGAAGCTATGATTCAGAAGAATTCTGAATTGGAGAAGAAGCTGGAGAAAATGGAAGCAGGGAAAGTTGAGGTAGAGATGGTTTTGACCAAGTACCATACGCAGCTTGAGACATCAGAGAGTCAGATTAGGGAAGCAGAGTTGAAGGTAGCAGAGTTTCAAACTCAGTTAGCTCTTGCAAAAAGATCAAACCAAGAAGCATGCGAAGAACTGAAAGAAACAAAAGCAAAGAAGGAGATAGTGGAGTCTACCCTCAAACTTACTCAAACTGAAGTCGAAAAACTGATTTCAAAAATCTGTTCTTTGGAGGCAGAGATTCAGAAGGAACGAGCTTTGTCTGCTGAGAATTCAATCAAACGTGGAAAATTGGAGGAGGAGCTTTTGAAAATGAAACAAGAAGCTCACGTTCAGCAAGACACCGAGATAAAGCAGAGGGAAGTCGTTAATCACAATTTGAAGTTAAAACAG GAAAAGGAACTTGCTTTGGCTGCTGGTAGATTTGCTGAGTGTCAGAAGACCATTGCATCACTTGGACAGCAGTTGAAAAGCCTTGCAACTTTGGAAGACTTTCTACTTGATTCTGACAACCCTGTGGAGTCAACCTTTGAAGTCACAAAAAGTCCCCAAAATGGTGATCAGTTGAAACTACCTCGTAATGATTTGAGCATACCCAAAAGAGATTCTGAGTCACCCATTTCATTAAACTCATCAGTTACCAATGAGAAAATCCGAAATGGATTTAGTAAGTTCATCCCTAAAAGCAAGAGTGTAAGCAAAAGAGGAAGTcactga
- the LOC114179915 gene encoding fatty acid amide hydrolase-like isoform X1 — MGLFKSRGVVYKPVKDVNLGSDSTEIYLQANVKAAPRMTGILVKVFTWFLESRIFGTLLLYILKGNNLIHTLITNAELEESPLYVPSHHFEDHKEQEVKSLDSGLTPQEQVQLAIECLPTSSEKAQNETDISFSRWTIMDYYKAYSSEAITPRVVAERFIAAVDESSKPPLSMGFFINYNPEDILRQADESTLRYQKGEPISVLDGIPVAVKDEIDCLPYPTTGGTKWLHKERPCTDDACCVKRLRLCGAILVGKTNMHELGVGTSGINPHYGATRNPYDANKIAGGSSSGSAAVVSAGLCPVALGVDGGGSVRMPAALCGVVGLKPTFDRVPHSGVLPLNWTVGMVGILAGTVEDALITYAAISGEIPSEQSSSTLTKINLPLLSFSKSIRDIKLAKYDKWFDDCSDEVRLCCTQALSELQDYYGWKTIDVTLPDIEAMRLAHYLTIGSECSTWFDSFREKHVAELGWDARVALSIYGAFSSKEYIKAQKLRNRQAKFHKRIFAEADVIVSPTTGVTAYSIQDDALKTGELDYVNGAALVRYSISGNFLGVPAVTVALSSQVGYDKLGLPIGLQFIGRPWTEATLIHLAFAMQTICLSKYRKPKIFYDQLRKY, encoded by the exons ATGGGTCTGTTCAAAAGTAGGGGCGTGGTTTATAAGCCTGTTAAAGATGTCAACTTGGGTTCTGATAGCACTGAAATCTATCTCCAAGCCAATGTCAAAG CAGCTCCTCGTATGACTGGGATCTTGGTCAAGGTTTTCACTTGGTTCTTGGAGTCTCGAATATTTGGAACCTTGTTGCTATATATATTGAAGGGTAACAATCTTATTCACACG ctTATTACAAATGCAGAGTTAGAAGAGTCGCCCCTCTATGTTCCCTCACACCATTTTGAAG ACCACAAAGAACAAGAAGTCAAAAGCTTGGATTCTGGTTTGACGCCACAAGAGCAGGTTCAACTTGCGATAGAGTGCTTACCAACGTCTTCAGAAAAAGCACAAAATGAAACAGACATTTCTTTCTCTCGTTGGACCATAATGGACTATTACAAAGCCTACAGTTCGGAAGCTATAACGCCACGAGTG GTTGCAGAACGATTTATAGCTGCTGTTGATGAATCTTCAAAGCCTCCACTCTCGATGGGATTCTTCATTAACTACAATCCGGAGGATATTCTAAGACAAGCAGATGAATCAACTCTCAGGTATCAGAAAG GGGAACCTATCTCTGTCCTAGACGGAATTCCTGTTGCAGTCAAGGATGAAATAGATTGTTTGCCATATCCAACTACAG GAGGTACAAAGTGGTTGCACAAAGAAAGGCCTTGTACAGATGATGCTTGCTGTGTTAAGCGTCTGAGATTATGTGGTGCCATACTTGTTGGGAAGACTAATATGCATGAACTTGGGGTTGGAACAAGTGGTATCAATCCACATTATGG GGCAACTAGAAACCCATATGATGCCAACAAGATTGCAGGAGGTTCTTCTAGTGGATCTGCTGCTGTGGTATCTGCAGGGTTGTGCCCTGTTGCTCTTGGTGTTGATGGGGGAG GTTCTGTGAGGATGCCTGCAGCACTTTGTGGTGTTGTTGGTCTAAAACCAACTTTTGATCGCGTCCCTCATTCCGG AGTTCTTCCACTAAACTGGACAGTTGGGATGGTTGGAATACTAGCAGGCACTGTTGAGGATGCATTGATCAC TTATGCAGCTATTAGTGGAGAAATTCCATCAGAACAGTCCTCTAGTACACTT ACCAAGATAAATCTACCACTACTGTCATTCTCAAAGTCCATACGTGACATCAAATTGGCAAAGTATGATAAG TGGTTTGACGATTGCAGTGACGAAGTAAGATTATGCTGCACCCAGGCATTGAGCGAACTTCAGGATTACTATGGTTGGAAG ACAATAGATGTGACTTTACCAGACATAGAAGCAATGCGACTGGCACATTACTTAACCATTGGATCAGAGTGTTCCACTTGGTTTGATTCTTTTAGAGAGAA ACATGTTGCAGAATTAGGATGGGACGCAAGGGTAGCACTTTCTATCTATGGTGCTTTCAGTAGCAAGGAGTACATTAAAGCTCAAAAATTGAG GAATCGCCAGGCAAAGTTTCACAAGAGAATATTTGCTGAGGCAGATGTCATTGTGTCACCAACAACAGG TGTGACTGCATACTCGATTCAAGATGATGCACTGAAGACTGGTGAACTTGACTACGTAAATGGAG CTGCACTTGTTAGGTATTCTATATCAGGAAACTTCCTTGGAGTTCCTGCTGTGACAGTTGCG CTTTCATCACAGGTTGGGTACGACAAGCTAGGCTTGCCTATTGGCCTTCAGTTTATAGGACGGCCTTGGACAGAAGCAACACTGATCCACTTGGCATTTGCAATGCAG ACCATTTGCCTGTCAAAATACAGAAAGCCGAAGATTTTTTATGATCAGCtgagaaaatattaa
- the LOC114179915 gene encoding fatty acid amide hydrolase-like isoform X3, which produces MGLFKSRGVVYKPVKDVNLGSDSTEIYLQANVKAAPRMTGILVKVFTWFLESRIFGTLLLYILKGNNLIHTLITNAELEESPLYVPSHHFEDHKEQEVKSLDSGLTPQEQVQLAIECLPTSSEKAQNETDISFSRWTIMDYYKAYSSEAITPRVVAERFIAAVDESSKPPLSMGFFINYNPEDILRQADESTLRYQKGEPISVLDGIPVAVKDEIDCLPYPTTGGTKWLHKERPCTDDACCVKRLRLCGAILVGKTNMHELGVGTSGINPHYGATRNPYDANKIAGGSSSGSAAVVSAGLCPVALGVDGGGSVRMPAALCGVVGLKPTFDRVPHSGVLPLNWTVGMVGILAGTVEDALITYAAISGEIPSEQSSSTLTKINLPLLSFSKSIRDIKLAKYDKWFDDCSDEVRLCCTQALSELQDYYGWKTIDVTLPDIEAMRLAHYLTIGSECSTWFDSFREKHVAELGWDARVALSIYGAFSSKEYIKAQKLRNRQAKFHKRIFAEADVIVSPTTGVTAYSIQDDALKTGELDYVNGAALVRYSISGNFLGVPAVTVAVGYDKLGLPIGLQFIGRPWTEATLIHLAFAMQTICLSKYRKPKIFYDQLRKY; this is translated from the exons ATGGGTCTGTTCAAAAGTAGGGGCGTGGTTTATAAGCCTGTTAAAGATGTCAACTTGGGTTCTGATAGCACTGAAATCTATCTCCAAGCCAATGTCAAAG CAGCTCCTCGTATGACTGGGATCTTGGTCAAGGTTTTCACTTGGTTCTTGGAGTCTCGAATATTTGGAACCTTGTTGCTATATATATTGAAGGGTAACAATCTTATTCACACG ctTATTACAAATGCAGAGTTAGAAGAGTCGCCCCTCTATGTTCCCTCACACCATTTTGAAG ACCACAAAGAACAAGAAGTCAAAAGCTTGGATTCTGGTTTGACGCCACAAGAGCAGGTTCAACTTGCGATAGAGTGCTTACCAACGTCTTCAGAAAAAGCACAAAATGAAACAGACATTTCTTTCTCTCGTTGGACCATAATGGACTATTACAAAGCCTACAGTTCGGAAGCTATAACGCCACGAGTG GTTGCAGAACGATTTATAGCTGCTGTTGATGAATCTTCAAAGCCTCCACTCTCGATGGGATTCTTCATTAACTACAATCCGGAGGATATTCTAAGACAAGCAGATGAATCAACTCTCAGGTATCAGAAAG GGGAACCTATCTCTGTCCTAGACGGAATTCCTGTTGCAGTCAAGGATGAAATAGATTGTTTGCCATATCCAACTACAG GAGGTACAAAGTGGTTGCACAAAGAAAGGCCTTGTACAGATGATGCTTGCTGTGTTAAGCGTCTGAGATTATGTGGTGCCATACTTGTTGGGAAGACTAATATGCATGAACTTGGGGTTGGAACAAGTGGTATCAATCCACATTATGG GGCAACTAGAAACCCATATGATGCCAACAAGATTGCAGGAGGTTCTTCTAGTGGATCTGCTGCTGTGGTATCTGCAGGGTTGTGCCCTGTTGCTCTTGGTGTTGATGGGGGAG GTTCTGTGAGGATGCCTGCAGCACTTTGTGGTGTTGTTGGTCTAAAACCAACTTTTGATCGCGTCCCTCATTCCGG AGTTCTTCCACTAAACTGGACAGTTGGGATGGTTGGAATACTAGCAGGCACTGTTGAGGATGCATTGATCAC TTATGCAGCTATTAGTGGAGAAATTCCATCAGAACAGTCCTCTAGTACACTT ACCAAGATAAATCTACCACTACTGTCATTCTCAAAGTCCATACGTGACATCAAATTGGCAAAGTATGATAAG TGGTTTGACGATTGCAGTGACGAAGTAAGATTATGCTGCACCCAGGCATTGAGCGAACTTCAGGATTACTATGGTTGGAAG ACAATAGATGTGACTTTACCAGACATAGAAGCAATGCGACTGGCACATTACTTAACCATTGGATCAGAGTGTTCCACTTGGTTTGATTCTTTTAGAGAGAA ACATGTTGCAGAATTAGGATGGGACGCAAGGGTAGCACTTTCTATCTATGGTGCTTTCAGTAGCAAGGAGTACATTAAAGCTCAAAAATTGAG GAATCGCCAGGCAAAGTTTCACAAGAGAATATTTGCTGAGGCAGATGTCATTGTGTCACCAACAACAGG TGTGACTGCATACTCGATTCAAGATGATGCACTGAAGACTGGTGAACTTGACTACGTAAATGGAG CTGCACTTGTTAGGTATTCTATATCAGGAAACTTCCTTGGAGTTCCTGCTGTGACAGTTGCG GTTGGGTACGACAAGCTAGGCTTGCCTATTGGCCTTCAGTTTATAGGACGGCCTTGGACAGAAGCAACACTGATCCACTTGGCATTTGCAATGCAG ACCATTTGCCTGTCAAAATACAGAAAGCCGAAGATTTTTTATGATCAGCtgagaaaatattaa